In one window of Echeneis naucrates chromosome 17, fEcheNa1.1, whole genome shotgun sequence DNA:
- the LOC115057955 gene encoding BMP/retinoic acid-inducible neural-specific protein 3-like, with translation MSCRRIALKRLSLPWEGAALRLWLCCCCCWTSGGPAAFAAGAGAGIAAAPAAGQGDSAAPGSLSLSWLLSDKGPFHQSLEFTEAAERHHQGFSTRYKIYREFGRWKVNSLAVEKRDGFGGSGGLALPLDPDFIHTIRQLGRRPTLHTITESLIKKYGTHLLLSATLGGEESLTIFVDKRKLSQESSSSGAEVSRGSNRNLNTTGTVTLEALHQLAASYFTDRESTLRRLHHLQIASTAIRVCAKTRTGPLGCSNYDNLDTVSSVLVHSPENKVQLQGLQVILPTYLQSLFIEAALSYIGCKSEGRFVCQNTDCWCECGVDFPQCNCPHSDLDTLENNLLNLRDSWRLTNQEFEESEEFQSFVGKLPTHYAVNTSVVEHLWRTDASLLQRYRLLESSSNQLLAKARRTTNKLFSLSKRCRKQPKIILQQPRPLNFWLSYALSILYCSENNQVGVYSDESRSCSCPYNHPPCQGLIPCSVGAGARCASCSTENRTRCSSCNSGFTLTQGACRPAVPDPTDPYLGLESDRDLQDLELRYLLQRRDPRISLHAVFVSNDVRVNTWFDPSWRKRMLLTLKSNRVKSNRVHMLLGLALQFCLTRNSTLEPALSLFVNPFGGSHSESWTMPIGQHGYPDWERTKLDIPLDCYNWTLTLGNRWKSFFETVHFYLRSRIRDSVGMTGGNKNTTVYYEPLEETEMSNNIGYMKVNSMQLFGYSVHFDPEAIQDLILQIDYPYTQGSQDSALLQLVELRYRVNRLSPPGAPHVDLFACLLRHRLKLSSADVTRILTALQAFSTKQPNYVEYEANKLCS, from the exons ATGAGCTGTCGGAGAATCGCTCTTAAGCGGCTGTCTCTGCCATGGGAGGGGGCTGCTCTCCGCctgtggctctgctgctgctgctgctggacctcCGGGGGGCCCGCCGCCTTCGCAGCAGGAGCCGGGGCCGGAATCGCGGCCGCACCCGCCGCCGGACAAGGCGACAGCGCCGCCCCGGGCTCCCTGAGCCTGAGCTGGCTGCTGTCGGATAAAGGGCCCTTCCACCAGTCCCTGGAGTTCACCGAGGCTGCAGAGAGACACCACCAGGGCTTCAGCACCAGATACAAGATCTACAG GGAGTTTGGTCGTTGGAAGGTCAACAGCCTGGCAGTAGAGAAGAGAGACGGTTTTGGTGGCAGCGGCGGTTTGGCTCTGCCCCTCGACCCAGACTTCATACACACTATTCGCCAGCTGGGGAGGCGGCCAACCCTCCACACGATTACAGAGAGCCTAATCAAGAAATATGGcacccacctcctcctctccgccACTCTAGGAG GAGAGGAGTCTTTGACCATTTTCGTTGACAAAAGGAAGCTAAGCCAGGAGTCTTCATCCTCGGGTGCCGAGGTCAGCCGTGGCAGCAACAGGAACTTGAATACTACGGGGACAGTGACCCTTGAAGCCCTACATCAACTGGCCGCCTCCTACTTCACCGACAGAGAGAGCACCCTTCGCAGGCTGCACCACCTCCAGATTGCATCCACCGCCATACGGGTATGTGCAA AAACCAGAACTGGGCCACTTGGATGCAGCAACTATGACAACCTGGACACGGTCAGCTCTGTGCTGGTCCACAGTCCAGAAAATAAAGTTCAACTACAAG GGCTGCAGGTCATCCTCCCAACCTATCTGCAAAGTCTCTTCATCGAGGCAGCTCTCAGCTACATTGGCTGTAAATCTGAAGGCCGGTTTGTCTGCCAGAACACTGACTGCTGGTGTGAGTGTGGAGTTGACTTCCCTCAGTGCAACTGTCCTCACTCTGATCTGGACACGCTGGAAAACAACCTGCTAAACCTCAGAGACTCCTGGAGGCTGACCAACCAGGAGTTTGAGGAATCTG AGGAGTTCCAAAGCTTTGTTGGGAAACTGCCAACCCATTATGCTGTAAACACATCCGTGGTGGAGCACTTGTGGAGGACAGACGCCAGCCTGCTCCAGCGCTACAGGCTCCTGGAGTCCAGCAGCAACCAACTCTTGGCCAAAGCTCGCCGCACCACTAACAAGCTCTTCAGCCTAAGCAAGAGGTGCCGCAAACAGCCCAAAATAATCCTGCAGCAGCCGAG GCCTCTGAATTTCTGGTTGAGCTACGCCCTCTCCATTTTATACTGCAGTGAGAACAACCAGGTTGGTGTTTACAGTGATGAAAGCCGCAGCTGCTCATGCCCGTACAACCATCCACCTTGTCAGGGCCTCATTCCCTGCTCTGTGGGTGCCGGTGCCCGCTGTGCCTCCTGTTCCACAGAGAACCGAACAAGGTGCTCCAGCTGCAACTCTGGTTTCACCCTGACCCAGGGAGCCTGTCGGCCTGCTGTGCCCGACCCAACAGACCCCTACCTGGGCTTGGAGAGTGACCGTGACCTGCAGGATCTGGAGCTGCGCTACCTGCTCCAACGGCGCGACCCACGCATCTCTCTGCATGCCGTGTTTGTGAGCAACGACGTGCGTGTAAACACGTGGTTTGACCCATCCTGGAGGAAAAGAATGCTGCTCACCCTGAAAAGCAACCGGGTAAAGTCCAATCGGGTTCATATGCTCCTTGGACTGGCCCTGCAGTTTTGCCTCACTAGGAACAGCACTCTGGAGCCagccttgtctctgtttgtgaatCCATTTGGGGGTAGCCATTCAGAGAGCTGGACAATGCCTATAGGCCAACATGGATACCCTGACTGGGAGCGGACCAAGCTGGATATCCCTTTGGACTGCTATAATTGGACTTTGACTCTGGGAAACAGATGGAAGAGCTTTTTTGAGACAGTTCATTTCTACCTGAGGAGTCGTATAAGGGACTCTGTGGGAATGAcgggaggaaacaaaaacacaacggTGTACTATGAGCCTCtggaggagacagagatgtCCAACAACATTGGCTACATGAAAGTGAACAGCATGCAGCTGTTTGGATACAGCGTGCACTTTGACCCAGAGGCAATCCAGGACCTGATTCTGCAAATAGACTACCCATACACTCAGGGATCACAGGACTCAgccctgctgcagctggtggagcTGCGCTACAGGGTTAACCGTCTCTCGCCTCCGGGGGCCCCACATGTCGATCTGTTCGCCTGTCTGCTCCGCCACAGACTCAAACTGTCCAGTGCAGATGTGACCAGGATTCTCACTGCCCTGCAAGCTTTCAGTACCAAACAACCAAACTACGTGGAGTACGAAGCAAATAAACTGTGTAGTTAA